In Salinigranum marinum, one DNA window encodes the following:
- a CDS encoding cation-translocating P-type ATPase, whose amino-acid sequence MTDHCTLCDLPTPDPPVTADGVDGRFCCQGCLVVARTLDDPAAADVDPEEARTALAPDAPDSDEDRGEDAPDDGVDSYLAVDGMHCATCEAFVESRLDNEPGVYGADASYASGLVKISHRPDRPPTEIAELIDGLGYRAHEVSAETEPDDDDGDVGRLLVGGFFGMMTMLWYVLFLYPTYLGVDASLLLFDVSSPAGTYLVANVWVMATIVLVYTGFPILRGAYVSLRAGQPNMDLLVATAATTAYVYSTVLGLLGRTHLYFDITVVVVLAVSIGGYYESRLREAAADSLRDLSERRVSEARIRSADGTETVPVDAIGEGDEVVVRAGESVPVDGTVVEGTGAVDESLVTGESRPVRREPGDAVVGGSRLRDGGVVVAADAEATRTLDRLVDLQWELRTRSGAQRLADRIARVFVPLIFALAAVAGGAHLLVGATPTAALLTALTVLVVSCPCALGLATPMAVAGGVREALSHGIVVRSGELFERATDADVVAFDKTGTLTTGRMAVRTVEGADETLAVAAALERFADHPVADAVVARAAADGVAVPTDTDDTGDAGAPTAAPATDGGLAVTDVETHPGQGVSGTVGGRRALVGSADLFTDRDWTVPDRLRARATEARDAGVVPALVGWDGAARGVVVAGDDPRPEWEPVVDRLSEHHRVVVVTGDGEAAAARFAAHAGVDEVFTRVRPEAKVALVDRLRTDGTVVFVGDGSNDAPALAAADLGIALESGTPLAVDAADAVVTTDDLHTVETVFDVTRATRTRIRENLAWAFLYNVVAIPLAALGLLNPLFAAVAMATSSVLVVLNSRRRLIDDEGLGRGTDTADDGTADSRSGDRDATRLPSGGDAA is encoded by the coding sequence ATGACCGACCACTGCACGCTCTGTGACCTGCCGACGCCCGACCCGCCCGTCACCGCCGACGGCGTCGACGGCCGCTTCTGCTGTCAGGGCTGTCTCGTCGTCGCCCGGACGCTCGACGACCCCGCGGCGGCCGACGTCGACCCCGAGGAGGCGCGGACGGCGCTCGCGCCCGACGCCCCTGACAGTGACGAGGATCGGGGCGAAGACGCGCCCGACGACGGCGTCGACTCGTACCTCGCCGTCGACGGGATGCACTGTGCCACCTGCGAGGCGTTCGTCGAGTCTCGTCTCGACAACGAGCCCGGAGTGTACGGGGCCGACGCGAGCTACGCGTCGGGGCTGGTGAAGATCAGCCACCGCCCCGACCGACCGCCGACCGAGATCGCCGAGCTGATCGACGGACTCGGCTACCGCGCTCACGAGGTGAGCGCCGAAACGGAGCCCGACGACGACGACGGCGACGTGGGTCGGCTGCTCGTCGGCGGCTTCTTCGGGATGATGACGATGCTGTGGTACGTCCTCTTTCTCTACCCGACCTACCTCGGCGTCGACGCCTCGCTCCTGTTGTTCGACGTCTCCTCCCCTGCGGGGACGTATCTCGTCGCCAACGTCTGGGTGATGGCGACGATCGTCCTCGTCTACACCGGCTTTCCCATCCTCCGCGGGGCGTACGTCAGCCTCCGGGCCGGGCAGCCGAACATGGATCTCCTCGTCGCCACCGCGGCCACGACCGCCTACGTCTACTCGACCGTCCTCGGGCTGCTGGGTCGCACCCACCTCTACTTCGACATCACGGTCGTCGTCGTCCTCGCGGTGTCGATCGGCGGCTACTACGAGAGCCGACTGCGCGAGGCGGCCGCCGACAGCCTCCGGGACCTCTCGGAGCGGCGCGTCTCCGAGGCGCGGATCCGGAGCGCCGACGGGACCGAGACGGTCCCCGTAGACGCCATCGGCGAGGGCGACGAGGTGGTCGTGCGGGCGGGCGAGTCGGTCCCGGTCGACGGGACGGTAGTCGAGGGGACGGGCGCGGTCGACGAGTCGCTCGTCACGGGCGAGTCACGCCCCGTCCGCCGCGAGCCCGGCGACGCGGTCGTCGGTGGCTCCCGACTCAGGGACGGCGGCGTCGTCGTCGCCGCGGACGCCGAGGCCACCCGCACGCTCGACCGGCTCGTCGACCTCCAGTGGGAGCTCCGCACCCGGTCGGGCGCACAACGGCTCGCCGACCGGATCGCACGCGTGTTCGTCCCGCTGATCTTCGCGCTCGCGGCCGTTGCCGGCGGCGCCCACCTCCTCGTCGGGGCGACCCCCACGGCCGCGCTCCTCACGGCGCTGACCGTCCTCGTCGTCTCCTGCCCCTGCGCGCTCGGGCTGGCGACGCCGATGGCCGTCGCCGGCGGCGTCCGCGAGGCGCTCTCACACGGGATCGTCGTCCGCTCGGGCGAACTGTTCGAGCGCGCGACCGACGCCGACGTCGTCGCCTTCGACAAGACGGGGACGCTGACGACGGGACGAATGGCCGTCCGGACGGTCGAGGGGGCCGACGAGACGCTCGCCGTCGCGGCGGCGCTCGAACGCTTTGCCGACCACCCCGTCGCCGACGCGGTCGTGGCGCGGGCTGCGGCCGACGGCGTGGCCGTCCCGACCGACACGGACGACACGGGCGACGCAGGCGCCCCGACCGCTGCGCCCGCGACCGACGGTGGCCTCGCGGTCACCGACGTCGAGACGCACCCCGGCCAGGGCGTCTCGGGCACCGTCGGCGGCCGACGGGCGCTCGTCGGGAGTGCCGACCTGTTCACCGACCGGGACTGGACCGTTCCCGACCGACTCCGCGCGCGGGCGACCGAGGCGCGGGACGCGGGCGTGGTTCCGGCACTCGTCGGCTGGGACGGCGCGGCGCGTGGCGTCGTCGTCGCCGGCGACGACCCCCGTCCCGAGTGGGAGCCGGTGGTCGACCGGCTCTCGGAGCACCACCGCGTCGTCGTCGTCACGGGCGACGGCGAGGCGGCCGCGGCGCGGTTCGCGGCGCACGCCGGCGTCGACGAGGTGTTCACCCGTGTGCGCCCCGAGGCGAAGGTCGCACTCGTCGACCGCCTGCGGACGGACGGCACCGTGGTGTTCGTCGGCGACGGGAGCAACGACGCGCCGGCGCTCGCCGCCGCGGACCTCGGGATCGCGCTCGAATCCGGCACCCCCCTGGCCGTGGACGCCGCCGACGCCGTCGTCACCACCGACGACCTCCACACGGTCGAGACCGTCTTCGACGTGACGCGGGCGACCAGGACCCGGATCCGCGAGAACCTCGCGTGGGCCTTCCTCTACAACGTCGTCGCCATCCCGCTCGCGGCGCTGGGCCTGCTCAATCCGCTGTTCGCCGCCGTCGCCATGGCGACGAGCAGCGTCCTCGTGGTGCTCAACTCGCGCCGCCGCCTGATCGACGACGAGGGACTCGGCCGCGGGACCGACACCGCAGACGACGGGACCGCCGACAGCCGAAGCGGCGACCGGGACGCCACCCGTCTTCCGAGCGGAGGCGACGCCGCATGA
- a CDS encoding DUF7314 family protein: MADEFIKGLGIFTGGGLAWLVLASWYRTTSFESTQQLVAPVSDGGMDLYNSLGVALMDVFFWFTLIGALTFWVLIPAGRQARKAIENRRAQ; encoded by the coding sequence ATGGCTGACGAATTCATCAAAGGGCTCGGCATCTTCACCGGCGGCGGCCTCGCGTGGCTCGTCCTCGCGAGCTGGTACCGGACGACGAGCTTCGAGAGCACCCAGCAGCTCGTCGCGCCAGTGTCGGACGGGGGGATGGACCTGTACAACTCGCTCGGCGTTGCGCTGATGGACGTCTTCTTCTGGTTCACGCTCATCGGGGCACTGACGTTCTGGGTGCTGATCCCCGCGGGTCGACAGGCCCGAAAGGCGATCGAGAACCGCCGCGCGCAGTAA
- a CDS encoding alpha/beta hydrolase yields MNLRRLAKTVGTGAAAVGGLAGVNRALAARADPLDPPLSGDHRTYRWRGMDVAYTEAGPEDAPTVVLLHGINAAGSSGEFRAVFDELAAEYHVVAPDLPGFGCSDRPPLQYSAALYEEFVADFLAEYDSPAVLVSSLTTAYVASALADPYGDVSVSRLVAVCPTARGGPDRVTWARELLRAPVVGTALFNLLGSKPSIRYFNADHGYYDMDSVTEEWMAYEWRTAHQPNARFAPASFVSGFLNSAVDLGEALRGLDVPVTFVWGREADITPLADGRDLAEDADARLVVIDDAKLLPHVEHPGAFVEIVREALTAPASAEA; encoded by the coding sequence ATGAACCTTCGACGACTCGCGAAGACGGTCGGGACCGGGGCCGCCGCTGTCGGTGGCCTCGCCGGCGTCAACCGCGCGCTCGCCGCCCGTGCCGACCCGCTCGACCCACCTCTGTCGGGCGACCACCGCACGTACCGTTGGCGAGGGATGGACGTCGCGTACACCGAGGCCGGACCCGAAGACGCGCCGACGGTCGTGCTTCTCCACGGCATCAACGCCGCGGGCTCCTCCGGCGAGTTCCGGGCGGTGTTCGACGAGTTGGCGGCCGAGTACCACGTCGTCGCGCCGGACCTGCCCGGCTTCGGCTGTTCGGACCGGCCCCCGTTGCAGTACTCCGCGGCGCTGTACGAGGAGTTCGTCGCCGACTTCCTCGCCGAGTACGACTCCCCCGCCGTGCTAGTCTCCTCGCTCACGACCGCGTACGTCGCGAGCGCTCTCGCCGATCCCTACGGTGACGTCTCGGTCTCGCGGCTCGTCGCGGTCTGCCCCACCGCCCGGGGCGGCCCCGACCGGGTGACCTGGGCGCGAGAACTCCTCCGCGCACCCGTCGTCGGCACGGCGCTGTTCAACCTCCTCGGGTCGAAACCATCGATCCGGTACTTCAACGCCGACCACGGCTACTACGACATGGACTCGGTCACGGAGGAGTGGATGGCGTACGAGTGGCGGACCGCCCACCAGCCCAACGCCCGCTTTGCCCCCGCGTCGTTCGTCAGCGGCTTCCTCAACTCGGCGGTCGACCTCGGGGAGGCCCTCCGCGGTCTCGACGTCCCCGTCACGTTCGTCTGGGGCCGCGAGGCCGACATCACGCCGCTCGCCGACGGGCGCGACCTCGCCGAGGACGCGGACGCGCGGCTGGTCGTCATCGACGACGCGAAACTGCTGCCACACGTCGAACACCCGGGTGCCTTCGTAGAGATCGTCCGGGAGGCACTGACCGCGCCCGCGTCGGCCGAGGCGTAA
- a CDS encoding DUF7546 family protein has product MSVLGAGLGRRLDDHRGLVVVAGALVACELLLLGAYFAVSTRTVLAPRYVLYPFVWIDVAVLAVLAVDRPRATGRRRLQALAVAVGYFLLVASLDGTVGLGTGSGTLRLLPLSPGWGPALLYDGVVRLALLPFKVVGYAVLAYLVYRLVADIAGSGIVGGAVGLFSCVSCTLPLAAAVVSGLVGGTVGLTATGTWSYDLSTLAFVVSVGLLAWRPTVGSVSWLRRR; this is encoded by the coding sequence ATGAGCGTGCTCGGAGCCGGCCTCGGCCGACGCCTCGACGACCACCGGGGGCTGGTCGTCGTCGCCGGCGCGCTCGTCGCCTGTGAGTTGCTCCTGCTCGGAGCGTACTTCGCCGTCTCCACGCGAACCGTGCTCGCGCCGCGGTACGTCCTCTACCCGTTCGTCTGGATCGACGTCGCCGTGCTCGCGGTGCTCGCCGTCGACCGCCCCCGGGCGACGGGACGGCGGCGGCTCCAGGCACTGGCGGTCGCCGTCGGCTACTTCCTCCTCGTGGCGTCGCTCGACGGGACGGTCGGGCTCGGTACCGGCTCCGGCACCCTCCGGCTCCTCCCGCTCTCGCCGGGGTGGGGACCGGCGCTCCTGTACGACGGGGTCGTCCGGCTGGCGCTCCTCCCGTTCAAAGTCGTCGGCTACGCCGTCTTGGCGTACCTCGTCTACCGACTCGTCGCCGACATCGCCGGCTCGGGGATCGTCGGCGGCGCGGTCGGCCTCTTCTCCTGTGTGTCGTGTACGCTCCCGCTCGCCGCCGCCGTCGTCTCGGGGCTCGTCGGCGGGACCGTCGGCCTGACGGCGACGGGTACGTGGTCGTACGACCTCTCGACGCTGGCGTTCGTCGTCAGCGTCGGGTTGCTGGCGTGGCGTCCGACGGTCGGCTCGGTCTCGTGGCTGCGGCGGCGCTGA
- a CDS encoding DUF7315 family membrane protein, translated as MTSDTDTTQPTSEGTGRRGRRDIEVPMRLYKTITVFSTLIAVVTVVAGFFLLDAATLQVSFLRAIIAGGLGAVGLSVPTGVLSTVLAVCGLLVIGFGAGVYTIATRFRAEGMGKSQEDADEGEDNG; from the coding sequence ATGACCTCCGACACAGACACCACACAGCCGACCAGCGAGGGGACCGGCCGGCGCGGGCGGCGCGACATCGAGGTGCCGATGCGGCTGTACAAGACGATCACCGTGTTCTCGACGCTCATCGCGGTCGTCACCGTCGTCGCCGGCTTCTTCCTGCTCGACGCGGCGACGCTCCAGGTGAGCTTCCTGCGGGCGATCATCGCGGGCGGTCTCGGCGCGGTCGGGCTCTCGGTTCCGACGGGGGTGTTGAGCACCGTGTTGGCCGTCTGTGGCCTGCTCGTCATCGGGTTCGGTGCGGGCGTCTACACGATCGCGACCCGGTTCCGTGCCGAGGGGATGGGAAAGTCTCAAGAGGACGCCGACGAAGGTGAGGACAATGGCTGA
- a CDS encoding DUF7313 family protein encodes MQPLQFLVPLDPLVAAESIIPFVVLALVVANMVTRLLAHRTHVRQAEEGDDELVSRYTPHTVTTVLLILTSFAFLIVAPHGGMVMSVLVLGVFLADFFEFESRKVEARNEMTIERPKAALTASFVALLYAGFQSLFFVVEPIWTAII; translated from the coding sequence ATGCAACCGCTACAGTTCCTCGTCCCGCTCGACCCACTGGTCGCGGCGGAGTCGATAATCCCGTTCGTCGTGCTCGCGCTGGTGGTGGCGAACATGGTGACGCGTCTCCTCGCACATCGCACGCATGTCAGGCAGGCCGAGGAGGGCGACGACGAACTCGTCTCGCGGTACACGCCCCACACGGTCACGACCGTGCTGCTCATCCTCACGTCGTTCGCGTTCCTGATCGTCGCCCCACACGGCGGCATGGTGATGTCCGTCCTCGTGCTCGGGGTCTTCCTCGCGGACTTCTTCGAGTTCGAGTCCCGCAAGGTGGAAGCGCGTAACGAGATGACGATTGAACGCCCGAAGGCGGCCCTCACGGCCTCGTTCGTGGCGCTTCTGTACGCCGGGTTCCAGAGTCTCTTCTTCGTCGTCGAGCCCATCTGGACGGCGATCATCTGA
- a CDS encoding thiolase C-terminal domain-containing protein: MTTVRIAGADLTRFGSTPERTGRDLFAEAALGAREAAGISREEFDELTYGNFMGELAERQGHQGPIMAEAAGLDCPATRYEEACASAGVAVRAAVSAIRSGRADVVLAGGMERMTNQETEDTTEFLAIAADELYEVRAGMTFPGAYALMQRAYVQEFGGEREDFAHVAVKNHDHALPNEYAQYRSAITVEDHLDAPMISDPVGLYDSCPITDGAAALVLCSDEYAEEHAIDAPVAITGTGQGGDKMALQDRTHLNRTPATDRAAAEAYADAGITPDDVAAVEVHDCFTVAEVLALESLGFYEPGEAVSAARDGETTKEGSLPVNLSGGLKAKGHPVGATGASQIVEMNRLLTGTHPNSEYVDGGVGVTHNAGGTVASAVVHVLEVVA; the protein is encoded by the coding sequence ATGACAACTGTTCGCATCGCCGGGGCCGACTTGACCCGCTTCGGGAGCACGCCGGAGCGGACGGGGCGAGATCTGTTCGCCGAGGCGGCGCTCGGCGCGCGCGAGGCCGCCGGGATCTCGCGCGAGGAGTTCGACGAGCTCACCTACGGCAACTTCATGGGCGAACTCGCCGAGCGCCAGGGCCACCAGGGACCCATCATGGCCGAGGCGGCCGGGCTGGACTGCCCCGCGACGCGCTACGAGGAGGCCTGTGCCTCCGCGGGTGTCGCCGTGCGTGCGGCGGTGTCGGCGATCCGGTCGGGGCGGGCGGACGTCGTGCTCGCCGGCGGGATGGAGCGGATGACGAACCAGGAGACGGAGGACACGACGGAGTTCCTCGCCATCGCCGCCGACGAGCTGTACGAGGTCCGCGCCGGGATGACGTTCCCCGGGGCGTACGCGCTGATGCAGCGGGCTTACGTCCAGGAGTTCGGCGGGGAGCGCGAGGACTTCGCACACGTCGCCGTGAAGAACCACGACCACGCGCTCCCGAACGAGTACGCACAGTACCGTTCGGCGATCACGGTCGAGGACCACCTCGACGCCCCGATGATCTCCGACCCCGTCGGTCTGTACGACTCCTGTCCGATCACCGACGGTGCGGCGGCGCTCGTCCTCTGTAGCGACGAGTACGCCGAGGAGCACGCGATCGACGCGCCGGTCGCGATCACGGGCACCGGGCAGGGCGGCGACAAGATGGCGCTCCAGGACCGGACCCACCTGAACCGGACGCCCGCGACCGACCGTGCCGCCGCGGAGGCGTACGCCGACGCGGGGATCACGCCCGACGACGTCGCCGCCGTCGAGGTACACGACTGCTTCACCGTCGCCGAGGTGCTCGCGCTCGAATCGCTCGGCTTCTACGAGCCCGGGGAGGCCGTCTCGGCCGCGCGCGACGGCGAGACGACGAAAGAGGGTTCTCTGCCGGTGAACCTCTCGGGCGGTCTGAAGGCCAAGGGCCACCCCGTGGGCGCGACCGGTGCCTCGCAGATCGTGGAGATGAACCGGCTCCTGACCGGCACGCACCCGAACAGCGAGTACGTCGACGGGGGCGTCGGCGTGACCCACAACGCGGGCGGGACGGTCGCCAGCGCGGTCGTCCACGTCCTGGAGGTGGTCGCATGA
- a CDS encoding M28 family peptidase, with translation MTEWIGGTFTSDVGWDHLERLVDIGDRMTGSPGEHEALAATRDALDQVGARDARVETFPIQGWVRGDSAVTAADRTLASIALPRSPAGSVEGRLVDLGDGLPDDFDRDLDGAIVLASSTVPDHVDRFIHRREKYYRAVEAGAAGFVFRNHVPGQLPPTGSVGTDDSPIGEIPAVGVSKEVGSRLARRHEGEPVAVTVDCETPDADSGTVHADVGPTTDDAVYLTSHVDAHDIAEGALDNGAGTAMVVELARILAARADELDTRVHLACFGAEEVGLVGSGHAAARADDVRAVCNLDGVCAGRTLKTHVGGFGGLAAAFETVAGRYDHPVTVVPEHLPHSDHWPFVARGVPGCMVSAETGDRGRGWGHTEADTLDKLERRTFREQAVLLADVVVELARADADLAPVAVEEIAAAIDAQGEAEGMRLTGDWPF, from the coding sequence ATGACCGAGTGGATCGGCGGCACGTTCACTAGCGACGTCGGATGGGACCACCTCGAACGACTCGTCGACATCGGCGACCGCATGACCGGCTCACCGGGCGAACACGAGGCGCTGGCGGCGACGCGCGACGCCCTGGACCAGGTCGGCGCGCGCGACGCGCGCGTCGAGACATTCCCGATCCAGGGATGGGTGCGCGGCGACAGTGCCGTGACCGCGGCGGACCGGACGCTCGCGTCGATCGCGCTCCCGCGCAGTCCCGCTGGGAGCGTCGAGGGCCGTCTCGTCGACCTCGGCGACGGCCTACCCGACGATTTCGACCGTGATCTCGACGGAGCGATCGTCCTGGCCTCCTCCACCGTCCCCGACCACGTCGACCGCTTCATCCACCGTCGCGAGAAGTACTACCGCGCGGTCGAGGCGGGGGCGGCGGGCTTCGTCTTCCGGAACCACGTCCCCGGACAGCTCCCCCCGACGGGGAGCGTCGGGACCGACGATTCGCCCATCGGCGAGATCCCGGCCGTGGGGGTCTCGAAGGAGGTCGGCTCGCGCCTGGCCCGACGCCACGAGGGTGAGCCCGTAGCGGTCACCGTCGACTGCGAGACCCCCGACGCCGACAGCGGGACCGTTCACGCCGACGTCGGGCCCACGACGGACGACGCGGTGTATCTCACGAGCCACGTCGACGCCCACGACATCGCGGAGGGTGCGCTCGACAACGGGGCCGGTACCGCGATGGTCGTCGAACTCGCACGGATCCTCGCGGCGCGGGCCGACGAACTCGACACCAGGGTTCACCTCGCCTGTTTCGGGGCCGAGGAGGTCGGCCTCGTCGGGTCGGGGCACGCGGCCGCCCGCGCGGACGACGTCCGGGCGGTGTGCAACCTCGACGGCGTCTGTGCCGGCCGGACGCTGAAGACGCACGTGGGCGGCTTCGGCGGCCTCGCCGCGGCGTTCGAGACGGTCGCCGGACGGTACGACCACCCCGTCACCGTGGTACCCGAACACCTCCCCCACTCCGACCACTGGCCGTTCGTCGCACGGGGGGTCCCGGGCTGTATGGTCTCCGCCGAGACCGGCGACCGGGGACGGGGCTGGGGCCACACTGAAGCCGACACGCTCGATAAACTCGAACGCCGGACGTTTCGGGAACAGGCCGTCCTCCTGGCCGACGTCGTGGTCGAACTCGCCCGCGCCGACGCCGACCTCGCGCCCGTTGCCGTCGAGGAGATCGCCGCCGCGATCGACGCCCAGGGCGAAGCCGAAGGGATGAGACTGACCGGCGACTGGCCGTTCTGA
- a CDS encoding Zn-ribbon domain-containing OB-fold protein yields the protein MRSKPRDDGYDDLLDAAEAGEAYYLACENGHGSLPPRRSCPHCGSPELSEEPLPESGTVETYTTTQIAAPSFSAKTPYMTAVADFGPVRVTGIVRADPEEISVGMRVGLAVGRNTMTGNRMLTFHPR from the coding sequence ATGAGATCGAAACCCCGCGACGACGGCTACGACGACCTCCTCGACGCCGCCGAAGCAGGCGAGGCGTACTACCTCGCCTGCGAGAACGGTCACGGCTCGCTCCCGCCGCGGCGGAGCTGTCCGCACTGCGGCTCCCCGGAGCTCTCCGAGGAACCCCTCCCCGAGTCGGGGACGGTCGAGACGTACACCACGACACAGATCGCCGCGCCGTCGTTCTCGGCGAAGACGCCGTACATGACCGCCGTCGCGGACTTCGGTCCGGTCCGTGTTACGGGGATCGTCCGGGCCGATCCCGAGGAGATCTCGGTCGGCATGCGGGTCGGCCTCGCCGTCGGCCGGAACACGATGACCGGCAACCGGATGCTGACGTTCCACCCGCGGTAG